Part of the Aneurinibacillus sp. REN35 genome, CATAGAATGATAGGAACCAACCAGCGCTTTTTTATCACTTGATCCTTCCCTCCTCCTAGTAGGTTGTGTTTTATGCTATCGTACTGTAGCCAAGATTGCTAGACGCTCATTGTACCTGTGCAATAAGTCGCAAATAACAATATTATCCATTTCTTTATCCCTATTCCCTTTTTTTCTTCTTTTTCTCTCCTTATTTGAATAAATTTAAATTATCGCTCTACATTTCTTCCTGAATTTCTTATACTACATATATACTTCCTTTTTTTCTATTTTTATAATATTCAAATTCGATTTACTCATAGAAACAAATTAGTATACTCCACTCTATCATTGTATCTATTTTATAAGGAGCTATTCATTTTAATGGACGTACTAGTAGAAACATACGAATTATCATTTGTTATCTTATCACTAGCGATTTCTATCCTATCTTCGTATGTTTTTTTCGATACAGCCGGAAGAATCGCCACCAAACGCGGAATCAGCTATATTGTATGGCTAACCTGTGGAGCAACAGCGGTTGGAATCGGTATCTGGTCGACGTACTTGATTGGCATGCTAGCTTTTCATGTACCTGTATCTTTTTCCCTTGAGCCATTTCTTTTTATTGTATTCTTGTTTGCAGCGCTGGCAGGCGCTTATGCCGTATTAATCACTCTTACTCTTAACTTTACGAGTCGTCTTATTCTGCTCATAAGCAGCGTATGCATAGGCACCGCTATTACGTTTATGCATCAACTTGGTATGTATGTCATGAATAGACACAGTATAATCGACTCGACTTATGCAGTTCTTGCCATCTCTTTTACTATTACTATACTTGCCTCATTCATGTCGCTCTGGACTATTTTTTTCAAACATCCTTATATAGAACAGAGCGGGACTATACGTAAGATTCTAGGTGCAATCATCCTTGGATTGGCAATTTTCGGCCTGCATTATATTATGCTGGTCACCGAGGCATCTAAAGCGGCAGAGACTGTACTGAAGCCTTCGCCTATTTTTTTTGACATACATTACCCGCAGCTTGCTTCATTTATTGTGGTTATGTGTCTCACTATTCTGCTATTTATTATTACGGCTGCTTTCGTCGATCGACACTATGCTATTAAGATTCACAAGAAAAACGCTGCTGCACCTGCTGTAGCCCAGACCAGTTTGCGGAATACGTTACACAACCAGCAGGGGATGACATTTACATTTTATGAAAAAGACGGGCAATTCATTTTTACATTTTGTGATGGAGAAATGCTTAAGCGCTGCGGATTTACACCTGAGCAAGTGATTGGTAAGACATTATTTGACCTAACTCCATACCCAGATGCAATTTTCCATACGAACTTCTACCGTCAGGCTTGGAAGGGAGAGGAAACGGTTATGTTTGAATATACATTCCGTTCTATCTCTTATCTAGCTGCCCTCAAACCTGTCAAACAGAATGGTCAAGTAATCGAGGTGATCGGCACTTGTGTTGAAATTACCGAACGAAAACAAATGGAGCGACAATTACAGCGCATCTTCTCAACGCTTGATATATCCGTATGGACAAATGACTTGCAAAATCAACAAATCCTCAATACTTCTCAAGGTACAGAAAAAATTTACGGTGTTCCTGCGGAATTATTTGAGTCAAATACGGATCTTTGGCGTCAGATGATCTATCCAGATGACCAGGATTTTGTTTATGAGATGGAGAAGCTGCTCGAAGGCGGGGAAGCCATTACACGTGAATATAGGATTATTGATAGCAATGGCAACATTAAATGGCTGCATGAACGTATCGTTCCTACTGTCGACTCAGAAAGCAACGTACTTTATTTGGATGGACTTGCTATCGACATCACAGAACAAAAATGCATGGAAGAAGCACTGCGGGAAGAGAGAAACTTCACCAAAACCATTCTAGAGACAACCGAATCGTTAACCATTGTTATAAATACACACGGGCATATTATTATATTCAATCGCGCATGTGAGACGCTAACTGGATATTCCGCTGAACAGATTCTTCATCGTCCGTTCTGGGAAACCGATTTATTCGATAGCGATGAGGCCTCTAGAGCAATACAAGTGTATAATAACATACTCAACAACCATTCGATTCATCACACGGAAAAGTACTGGCGTACAAAGGACAAAGGAGCACGCTTAATCTCCTGGACGCTTTCTACGATAAAAAATGAAAATGCGACCGTAAAATACATTGTAGGAGCCGGTATTGACATTACCGATTGGCGCTTAGCTGAAGAGCGGCTTCGCCAATCAGAAAAGCTCTCCATTGTAGGACAATTGGCGGCTGGGATTGCCCATGAAATTCGCAATCCACTCACCAGTCTTAAAGGCTTTCTTCAGCTTCTTTGTGAGTCCACAGACGATAAGCTCTATTTCGATATCATGTTGAATGATCTGCACCGTATCGAGAGCATTACGAGCGAATTTCTACTTTTGGCCAAACCTCAATCCATTGATTTTCAGCCAAAGAACATCATTGAAATTATAGAAGAAGCTATTTCTTCTACTGCTGAACAAGCAATAATGAATCAGATTGTTATTGTCACAGAATACACTTCCGATATCGGAACAATTTATTGTGATGAAAATGAAGTAAAGCAATTATTTGTCAACCTGCTGCAAAATGCAATTGATGCAATGGGAGAAGGCGGGGAAATCTTCATCCATACAAGCATACACAATAAGCGGCATGTTCTCGTCAGCATAAAGGATTGCGGGTGCGGTATCAGTCCAGAACGCCTAACAAAACTTGGGGAACCATTCTATACAACGAAAGAAAAAGGGGTCGGTCTTGGTCTCATGGTAAGTTATAAAATTATTGACAGACATCAGGGAAATATTACGATCGACAGTACTGTAGGAGAAGGAACTACCGTACATATCTGCCTGCCGATCTATCCCTTTACATAACAATAACTCATCATATGGAGACGCGCGCCTCGTTGTATCATTACAGCGAGGCATACATACGCCCGCAAATATTTGTATATTCAGAATTAAGCATTTATAATTAAAGGAAAAATAAGGGGAGAGCAAGCATGGAAAGTATATATGAAGATATTCGCATTCTGCAAGAATATGTAACCTTAGATGGGGTAACTCTCTCGATCCACGTATATGAATGGGACGGGATGCTGATTGACACAGGCTCTAAATCTATTGCTGCACAAGTCCAATCATTTTTTGAACGCCATGCTCCTGAGCAAGCGCTCATCACCCATTTTCATGAAGATCACTGTGGGATGGCTGGTTGGCTGCAGAAAAAGGGACTACCGATTTACATTCATCCCATGTCCGTGGAAACTGCCGCAATCTCACCTGTTCTTCCTCCCTATCGTACATCATTCTGGGGAGTACCTGATCCTTTTCAACCGCATCCACTACGTGCTGTTCATAACACAAATCGCTATCAGCTTCAGGTGATTGAGACACCTGGACATGCCGAAGACCATGTTGTTCTCTATGATGCAGAAAGAGGTCGATTATTCAGCGGCGATCTTTTTCTCGGCTCCAAAGTCAAAATATGCATCCGAACAGAAAATATGCCTAAGCTACGGAACTCGCTTCGTCATGTGCTTACTCTGGATTTTGATACCATTTGCTGTGCACATGCAGGTATTATTACAGATGGGAAGCAAAGACTCCGAGAAAAATTAACACACCTTGAAGAAATCGAAGAAAGAATACGGACCCGCTATGAGCAGGGCTGGAGCCTGCGTGAGATTACCCGCGAATTGTTTCCAAAACGTCCGCTCATTTATCATTTATCTCATGGTGAATGGTCACCCATCCATATTGTGCATTCATTCTTCAAGGAATGCAGACAACGGGATGCTGCTTATGATTGATTTGTATCTTAAGATCTACAATTTGCGTTTTTTTCACGATTTTTATAACATATTCACTTCCACTACACCTTTTTACCTGTTTCATTTCGCTTTTAATAGGGTATTTATACATATACAATTGAGGTGACACCCTGTTATGAGAGCGAAAATTACTCCAATATCAAATAAAAAGATTAAAGTAGAAGCACCGCGTCTTGTTGATCAGCGCATTTCCGACTTACTTGTTGAGTCATTACAATGCAGCAAAATGACTTATCGTAAAGATGAGGACGAATTCCTGCTGCCTGACTCATTAACATTTGAAGATGTCAGCAGTTTTTTAAGTGAATATTTCGGCGACTGTTCCATGCTAGCCGATGATCAGATTGTTCTTGCTTATGACTAATCAGGTTGCTCATCTCCCTTGCAAAAAAAACAGCCCTTCTCTTTGAAGGGCTAAACAAGGGATAAGAGAACCTTACTGAATAGTGGCAAGGGGTTCAACACACTTCTTATTATAGACCGCAAACGTAAACATTCTATTTGGCTACCGTTATATTTATGTTAAGTTTACATCTTCATTTTTATTCAGTACATACGATATAGAAAACAAGAAAAATTGAAATGGAAGTACGTCTAAAGGATGTAATGCTGTAGTTTTTTATTAGTATTTTTGGTATTTTCAGGTTTTCATCTTTGCATTTGTGGTAAGATGAATGTGTCTAGTTGAATCCCTTTTTACTCGCCTTCCCACTATGATGGGAGGGTCTTTTTTTTGTTGTAACACAAAAAAAGGAAGTGGACAGTGTCCACTTCCTCCCCTCTACTATATGTCTGCGCCCTGTCCGTTATTTTCGAACGAGAATGGCATGATCAACTTTGATACATTGGTCCATAACCACGGTGATACCTGCTTCTTGTGCCTTCTTAGCCGCTTCCTCATTATAGATCCCCTGCTGCATCCAGATTACCTTTGGCTTGATCTGAATCGCTTCATCAACAACGGGACCCACATCTTCACTGCGGCGGAATATATTAACAATATCAACTGGCTCACTAAGTTCAGTTAATGTATCTGCAGCCGTCTCACCAAGCGCTGCTTCTATTCTGGGATTTACCGGAATAATCTTGTATCCTTTATTCTGCATTGCTTGTGATACCATATAGCTTGTCCGATCAGGCTTATCTGACAAACCGACGACAGCGATGGTTTTAGCCTCTTCAAGAATTTGACGACGTTCTTCATTTGTTGGGTTAGTAAAAGCCATGTGCACAGCCTCCTTTATTTGTTTGCTCTTTACTTATCTTTCGCCATCTATAGGTCTAACTCCTTTTTGACAAACACTTCCGTCTGTCGGCGGATTTGTTTGGTTAAAAAGTATGTTACTGTTATAATTATTGAATAGACCGTATCTGTATGAGGAGGACCTTATGGGCAAACTTCTTTTTCTTTATAAATTTTTGACATCGCCGCGCAACGTAGGCAGCATTACGCCAAGCTCTACTTTTCTTGCCCGAGCGATGGTCAAACCAATCGACTTCAATAAAGCGAAAGCGATCGCAGAGTTGGGCGCTGGGACCGGCGTTTTTACCCGATCTCTCTATAAATACAAAGCCGCACATTGTAAAGTAGTTGTATTTGAGAGAGATGACAATATGCGTCAGCAGCTTGCGTCTGCCTATCCTGAGCTGCATTTTTACCATAATGCCGCTGATATATATCAAGCCACGGAAGATCTTGGTATTGATGGGTTCGATTATATTCTCTCAGGGCTTCCCTTTGCCAACTTTCCACAGGAATTACGCAATAGCATTATGGATAATGTAGAGAAGGCACTAAAACCCGGTGGGCTGTTCATTGCCTTCCAATATTCGCATCAAATGAAGAAACAGCTCAGTGAACGGTTTGAGCAGATTGACATCAATTTCGTTCCGCTTAACATTCCCCCTGCTTTTGTCTATCGCTGTAAAAAACGGGCCGTCTCTTCTGCAACACGGGAGATGCAGGCCTAAGCGTTAAAAGCAAATCCGATCTGACGTATGAACTCCTGCAGCGTATTCGCTGATGCCTGCAGCTTCTCTCTCTCTTCATTCGATAACGGCAACGGGACCACTTCTTCAATCCCGTTCTTGCCGACAACGGATGGAACACCAAGACAAACACCAGAGATTCCATGATAATCCTCTACATAGGAGGAGACTGGCAGGACAGAGCGCTGGTCTCTTAGAATCGATTCGCATATTCGTACGAGGGACAGCGCGATTGCATAATAGGTCGCGCCTTTCTTTTCAATGATCCGATAAGCAGCACCACGTGTCTCTTCATAGATCTCTTCCTTCTCGTCATCTGTAAGATGCCACCGACTCGCCGTTGGCTCTGCCTCCAACTGTACACCACCCACACTAAGGGAACTCCAGAGAGGAACTTCTGAATCACCATGCTCACCCACGATCATACCATGCACACTGCGAGGGTCCACTCCCAGCTTATCAGCCACTAAATACCGGAACCTTGAACTGTCAAGCAGTGTCCCAGAGCCAATCACCCGATGTTTTGGGAATCCTGATAGCTTCAATGCCACTTGTGTGAGAATGTCAACCGGATTTGTCGCAATTAATAAGATCGCCTCTGTATTATATTGTGTCACTTGTTTAATGATTGAATCAAAAATTAATACATTTCGCTGCATTAAATCAAGACGAGTCTCACCAGGGTTCTGAGCAGCACCTGCCGTAATCACGATAATGGAAGCATCTGCGCAATCTGCATACGTTCCAGCAGAAATTCGCATTGGTTGGGCAAGCATTAACCCATGGTTTAAATCCAACACATCCCCCATTACTTTGTCCTGGTTACTGTCGATAATGACCAGTTCATTGACCAGTCCCCTAAGAAGCACCGTGTAGGCGAACGTGGAGCCGACTGCACCATTTCCGATTAATACCATCTTCGAAGTTGCCCTCATCTGTCATCCTCCTCGTCATGATTTTTTCCAAATTACTCCTTCATTGTAACATACCCATTCCCCACGCCCCTGTGGTCAAATCACTTCAACAAAAAAAACCGACCCTTGACGAGTCGGCTTTTCTTCGATGCTTACGCATTCAGTTTTTCTTTTGCAGCGTTTGCCAATTGTGCAAATGCTTCTTTATCGTTTACAGCCATATCAGCCAGCATCTTGCGGTTTACTTCAAGACCTGCTGCTTTTAAGCCGTACATGAAACGGCTGTAAGAAAGACCGTTCATGCGTGCTGCCGCGTTGATACGAGTGATCCACAGCTTGCGGAAGTCGCGTTTTACCTGACGACGGTCACGGTATGCGTACAGCAGGGATTTCATTACTTGCGCATTTGCGGATTTAAATAAACGGTGTTTAGAACCGAAATAACCTTTAGCAAGCTTTAATACTTTTTTACGGCGATTGCGCGCCACATTTCCACCTTTAACTCTTGGCATCGATGTTCTCCTCCTAAATCTTCAAATCGAAAAATCGAAATTACTTCACGTATGTCAGCATGGATGCAATGCGTTTTTGGTCGCCGTTCGATACGATCGCGCCTTTGCGCAGGTTACGTTTGCGCTTCGGAGATTTTTTCTCCAGGATATGGCTTGTGTAAGCATGAGAACGCTTCAGCTTGCCGCTTCCAGTCTTTTTGAAACGCTTTGCAGCTCCGCGGTGGGTTTTCATTTTTGGCATCGTACAAATCCTCCAATCAAAAATTACTTGTCGCTTTTTGGGGCGAGAATCATAATCATGCTGCGCCCTTCCATTTTCGGCTTGCGTTCAACAGTAGAGATTTCTTCTACTTCTTTTGCAAGCTTCTCCATCACTTGTTGGCCGATTTCAGCATGAGTAATCGCACGTCCGCGGAAGCGAATCGTCAGTTTGACTTTATTTCCGTTTTCAAGAAACTTCACTGTATTGCGCAGTTTCGTCTGGAAATCATGTTCTTCAATCGTGGGTGAAAGACGAACTTCTTTAATTTCCACGACCTTTTGGTTCTTACGTGCTTCTTTCTCTTTCTTTTGCTGTTCGTATCTGAACTTACCGTAGTCCATGATACGGCACACCGGCGGTTTAGCAGTCGGCGCGATGTTCACCAGATCCAGCTCTTTCTCTTGAGCCATGCGAAGTGCTTCACGCAGCGGCACAATGCCAAGCTGCTCGCCCTCCTGATCAATCAAACGAACCTCACGAGCACGAATATCTTCATTGATTAAATGATCCTTGCTAATAGCCTGCCACCTCCAAAAGATTTTGGACCAAAGCAAAAAATGCGGACGCACCGCGCCCGCACTCTATTCCATAAAAATTAATTGATCCCATTATGGATATTGAATAGATACCTGTGGACAACAAACCATGCGTCATACAGGTGAGAAGCGGGAGCTTCTGCTTTGGATTCCGTTATATGTTTGACACTTTTACCATTGTAACGGATATGAATAGGCCCGTCAAGCTTCTTCTATGTTTTTTTAAAAAGATTACATGACTGAAATAAGCTCAAGTCGATCGTCTACCTCTGTATTCGTGCGGCGCAGCGTATATGCCGGGAGTTCAATCACGCTTTTTGCCGCTTTATTGGCGCGTGCAATCCGGAACGGCACTACATTCTCATATTGCTTAATTACACACCCATGCTCATCAATAAATACCACATCAATAGCAAATTTCATAAAAAACGTATGAACAGATGTGCACTCCGGAATAAGGAGCCCATGACCGGCGGGCAGCGTGCTGTGACGCAGAAGCCCTATTGTCTTCTCTCTTTTAGATATTGCTTCCTGCACCCTATCAGCTAGCACCGTATTCTTTGTACGATTTAAAATTTGCAGCATTGTATTCTCCGTACACGCACTAATTGCGTTGAATCTGCATGGTTTTTACAATCGATTCAGCAAAAGCCGGCATCTCTGTGTCGCTTTCTTCCCCCACCGCATCCAAACGAATAATATGGGTAGGTGTATAAATCGTATTGACACTGATCCAATGCCCTTTCATCTGTTCAATGTTTTGCTCTGACATGTCAATGAATTTCCCCTGTTCAGGGTGCTTATACGGGTTAATGTTAGCTTGCAGCCCTTGGAAATCTTTTACCTGGATCATTTTTGTATCAGGAACCTGCTTTTTCACTGCCGCAACGATCTTGCCTATCTCTTCCTGTGTTGCCTGCGGAACGATGAAAAGACCAAAGAGACGTTTTTCTTTTTCACTTGTAAACTTAATTCCAATATCCCCCTCAACGTTGGAGTTTACCGGAACAAATCCGTCCGGAAGCTTAAATGTCACGGTATAATCCTGAAAGCGTGTCGTAACCATCTCGGTTTCCTTATTGTACGTAGCAGGCACCTTGTTAATCGTTTTTGTTCCCTCCCAGCCTTTTACCGGCTCCGATGAACATCCCGCCAGCATCATTATAGCTAAAGCCAAAACAATTACTGTATATTTTTTCATAGATATACCCCTTTAATTTTTTAACACTTGTAAATAACGCTCTTTCAATTGTGACCAGAAGAACTCCTCAGGCTTCTGTCTAAAAACATAGCGTGTCACACCATCTACGATTTCCTTTTTCATTTGGCTTTTATTTTGTGGATCGTTTGCTTTTTGTGTTTTTAGCCGTATTTGGATTAAACGAGCTGCTTGCCTTTGCGCTTTATCAAGCGATCGAAGGACCTCTTTGTTCTCTACAAATGTGAGCAGGCGTGCTCTTTCCAATTCAATTGCCATTGCATTTTCAATTCTCTCTCCTTCCCACTCTCCCTTTTGCATTTCATTTCTAAGCAAACGGTTCATCAACTCGCCGTCGATGCAGCCGGATTTTTCAACTTCAGTATATTTCTCCAAAAACTCGCGGTCGATCTCTAAAATTTTATGATCGAGCAGTATATCCCTTCGTGTAACCTCCATAAAAGCACGGTACGCTTTTTCTGTCGGCTCATCAAATAGAGGATGCGGCTTAAATAGCGGATACAGCATGTCAAACGCTTCCAATAATTCACTAAACAAATTGCGCTTATTTCCGATTCTTACTATCTCTTTTACATTAGCAATCCGCTCTCTTTGCAGCATACTTACGTAACTAAAAATAATGGAAAGAATGTGTTCCGCCATTTTTCTATCTGTCATAGATCCATCTTCATTAAGCACAAGATAAGCAGTCGGCTGTGCAAAAAAGAGAAACTCTCTCTTACCAAGCTCCATCGCATAGTAATAGGAATCATCCCACTTCACCTTATACGATCGCAATACTTTCTCACCTGATGCTGTATATGATTCGGCTGTACGCACTGCTTCCTGTGGAACCTTTGTCTTCATGTATGTTCCTCCTTTCGCTCTTCACCTCTACGATCACAAAAAAATAGAAAGGGAGCAAATCAGTCGCTCCCCCTCTTCCTATCCCCAGCCTAGACGCTTGAGGAAGCCGCCAGCACGCTTGCGTAATCCGCTTGCTTTTTTGGAAATAGATGATTTTACGTTGTTGTAGGCAGATTTAGCTTTTGACTTGACGGTGCTGACTGCTGATTTTACTTTTGATTTTGCATAGTTGTACGCAGCCTTTGCCGTCTTCTTGACTTTGGTATAGCCTGCCTTCACTTTCGACTTCGCATAGTTATATGCAGCTTTTGCCGTCTTCTTAACTTTGGTATAGCCTGCCTTCACTTTCGACTTCGCATAGTTGTATGCAGCCTTTGCCGTCTTCTTAACTTTGGCGTAGCCCGCCTTCACTTTCGACTTCGCATAGTTATATGCAGCTTTTGCCGTCTTCTTAACTTTGGCGTAGCCCGCCTTCACTTTCGACTTCGCATAGTTGTACGCAGCCTTTGCCGTCTTCTTGACTTTAGCATAGCCTGCTTTAACCTTCGACTTCGCATAGTTGTACGCAGCCTTTGCCTTTGTTTTTACTTTTCCAGCAAACGCCTTCACTTTTGTCTTCGCCTTGCTGTACAAAGCCTTCGCCTTTGCTTTTGCTTTGCCGGCGAAGGCTTTTACCTTCGTTTTGGCTTTACTGTACGCTGCTTTCGCGGCACCGTATACTGCTTTCGCACCGTCTTTGACCGCATTATACGCAGCAACCGCTTTGTCCTTCACCCAACCGATAGCCTTCTTTCCGAACTCACTCTTGAGAAAAGCTGCTCCCAGTGCTCCAACGACCGCGACGCCGCCAAGCACGAGCGCAACAGGGCCTGTGAAAAACAGAGCTGCTGCCCCGGCGATTCCACCAACGATCCCTAAGCCACCGGCGAATTTGGTATACCCATCGTCGCCGTTTACAATGTCATTAATTCCACCGCCAACAGCAAGTATACCGCCAAGAATGCCAGATCCCTTCGCTAATGTCCCTAAATATTTAAGATTAGAGGCTGGTCCAAATGTCTGGAAGAAAGAATTTTTACTTGACCAACCAAAGTACTTGGCCGCTTCTGAATAAAGATTAAACCCTCTATCAGCAGCAACCATAAAGTTACCCACTGTACTCGCGGCGGAAGGACCCATGAAATATCCTGTAGACCCCAACAAAAGTTCTGACAAACCTGCCACATAATTCCCCTGCATCATGCTTATAATGGAATTATAGTGGGCATGAACCCCTTGACCAAGACTGATTCCTGTACCAATTTGCTGCCCAGCATCAGACCCGCTCTCATCTTGCTGTACATGATTTGACTGTTGATTGCTTTGCGTGTCTGACGTATTATTTTTTAGAGGGACAGCTTCCGAAGATGATCCATTCATATCGGTAGAAGAATTTGAACCGGATGTTCCTTGCTGTAGGTTTCCGGTGCCATTTTTCTCTTCTACCTGTGTTTTCTGCGGCTTCGGTTTTTCAACCGGTTTGCTTTCTTCGACTGGCTGTACGGTCTGCGCCGGATTATCTATCGAAACCGGTGCGACCGTCCCTCCTTCTACAGGAACCGCTGCATACGTCTGTGGTTGTATCACGAAAACTCCAAGGAGTAAAACATAAAACGCCAGCAGCAACTTTGCGAAAACGCCCGTCTTCTCCGTTTTCCTCGGTATGCGCTTCATTTGTTCTCACCTCCTTTCAAGCTTCCGTTCTTTCCTATGTTTCAGGCACCTCTTCTCCCCCTTCCGGCACTGTATCTTCCTGTTCCGGAATGGAAAGTGATGAAGATGTCTGAGCCTCTAACACTTGACTAGGCATATTGAAGATGCTCATGAAATGCAGCGGAACCGTAACTTGGCCGGCGACGGACACCTTGATTGCAGATTCTGTCCGCTCTTCAATTCTCGCATCCGTTAATTGAGCATCCTGCATATTAGCAAGCAAATATTGTGCGGCTGCCAAAGAAACGGTCGTGTCATCTAGCTCCACTACCTGCTCAGCGTTCCACTTTTCTTTGTTATAGCTGTTAACCGCAGCCAATGAAGCAGCATCGACGGCTGCACTTAGCTTAACTTTCTTATAAATCAGCATGCCTCCATCAATAACCAGGCCGGCGATCAAAATAAACACGGGAAGAGCGGCGGCAAAAATAACTACGGCAATTCCACGCTCTTCATGCAGAAGCCTTCCGATTTGTTTTCTCATCATGCCGGGTTTCCCCTCATTCGATTTTATAGATAGCCGTATATTCTACCGGCACATTATCACCGATAAACTCCCCAACAAACGGAAGAGCAAATGAAAAGTGATGGCGAATGGTTACTGCAATGTCTCTATCAGCTGCCGGCGTACTTCCGTCAGGCGAAGCAGCGGGAGGAGGATCTGCCTGGATATTAATCTCGCTACTTCCGCTCAACCCTTGTAAATAAGCATCCGCCGTGCTTTTGATGCGCTCATCCGGATTTCCTGCTTCCTCCGCCTGCTCGCTGTATAATGTGGCACCAAGCCGTGCACTTTGCGATGCGGCCAATGTGACGACAATCTTCGAATATAAGAGCATGCCAAATGTCAGCATACCGAACAGGATCAGGAGAATGATCGGGAGTACGAGCGCTGTTTCCAAAACAGCCTGGCCGTCTTCATTTTTTTTATATTTCGCAAATAATGTTCGCATTCCCATACTCCCTTCCTTTATGTCGATTTGGCTGTCGTCCGTCCCATCTTGGAAAAAGCAGCCGGTTGATACGCCTCTTTTCGTAAGCGGCAATCATAATAAGCAATCGTTAGAATAGCCGCTTCCACTGGCAGCAGCAAGACATACAGCAAGCATTGCACACCCAAGGCGATCAATATGTTTGTACTAAAAGACGCAAGCGCAATATCTACAAGCAGCAGACTGGTCGCATATTCCAGAACAAAGCAGAAAATGAGAAAGAAAAAAACTTTTATAGCCGATCCAGTAACCAGTTCTTTGCTTCGAACGAGTGATTCAACAATGCCTGTCTTCTCTTTTATAAGCACCTGAGGATAGAAGGCAAACCAAACCAACATAACAAGCCCTGGAACAATGAGTAGTATCAAGCCGAATACGATAAATAAGCAGGTGAGCACTGCTGTAAAGAAGACAGGCCAGCCGTATCGAAAAAGGGCGCCGAGTGACTCTGTAAAAGATGGATGATTCCCTTCCTTCTCCTGAATCATTTCATATAGCAGCGGAATACGGATCATCGTGCTGCCTACAAGTGCGAATACCAACGTATTCAATCCGGCATAGATTCTGACAATTGGATTAGATACATCCACAGGTACGGCAAAC contains:
- the infC gene encoding translation initiation factor IF-3; amino-acid sequence: MLWSKIFWRWQAISKDHLINEDIRAREVRLIDQEGEQLGIVPLREALRMAQEKELDLVNIAPTAKPPVCRIMDYGKFRYEQQKKEKEARKNQKVVEIKEVRLSPTIEEHDFQTKLRNTVKFLENGNKVKLTIRFRGRAITHAEIGQQVMEKLAKEVEEISTVERKPKMEGRSMIMILAPKSDK
- a CDS encoding MBL fold metallo-hydrolase, whose translation is MESIYEDIRILQEYVTLDGVTLSIHVYEWDGMLIDTGSKSIAAQVQSFFERHAPEQALITHFHEDHCGMAGWLQKKGLPIYIHPMSVETAAISPVLPPYRTSFWGVPDPFQPHPLRAVHNTNRYQLQVIETPGHAEDHVVLYDAERGRLFSGDLFLGSKVKICIRTENMPKLRNSLRHVLTLDFDTICCAHAGIITDGKQRLREKLTHLEEIEERIRTRYEQGWSLREITRELFPKRPLIYHLSHGEWSPIHIVHSFFKECRQRDAAYD
- a CDS encoding CoA-binding protein, which encodes MAFTNPTNEERRQILEEAKTIAVVGLSDKPDRTSYMVSQAMQNKGYKIIPVNPRIEAALGETAADTLTELSEPVDIVNIFRRSEDVGPVVDEAIQIKPKVIWMQQGIYNEEAAKKAQEAGITVVMDQCIKVDHAILVRK
- a CDS encoding PAS domain S-box protein; this translates as MDVLVETYELSFVILSLAISILSSYVFFDTAGRIATKRGISYIVWLTCGATAVGIGIWSTYLIGMLAFHVPVSFSLEPFLFIVFLFAALAGAYAVLITLTLNFTSRLILLISSVCIGTAITFMHQLGMYVMNRHSIIDSTYAVLAISFTITILASFMSLWTIFFKHPYIEQSGTIRKILGAIILGLAIFGLHYIMLVTEASKAAETVLKPSPIFFDIHYPQLASFIVVMCLTILLFIITAAFVDRHYAIKIHKKNAAAPAVAQTSLRNTLHNQQGMTFTFYEKDGQFIFTFCDGEMLKRCGFTPEQVIGKTLFDLTPYPDAIFHTNFYRQAWKGEETVMFEYTFRSISYLAALKPVKQNGQVIEVIGTCVEITERKQMERQLQRIFSTLDISVWTNDLQNQQILNTSQGTEKIYGVPAELFESNTDLWRQMIYPDDQDFVYEMEKLLEGGEAITREYRIIDSNGNIKWLHERIVPTVDSESNVLYLDGLAIDITEQKCMEEALREERNFTKTILETTESLTIVINTHGHIIIFNRACETLTGYSAEQILHRPFWETDLFDSDEASRAIQVYNNILNNHSIHHTEKYWRTKDKGARLISWTLSTIKNENATVKYIVGAGIDITDWRLAEERLRQSEKLSIVGQLAAGIAHEIRNPLTSLKGFLQLLCESTDDKLYFDIMLNDLHRIESITSEFLLLAKPQSIDFQPKNIIEIIEEAISSTAEQAIMNQIVIVTEYTSDIGTIYCDENEVKQLFVNLLQNAIDAMGEGGEIFIHTSIHNKRHVLVSIKDCGCGISPERLTKLGEPFYTTKEKGVGLGLMVSYKIIDRHQGNITIDSTVGEGTTVHICLPIYPFT
- a CDS encoding L-lactate dehydrogenase; this translates as MRATSKMVLIGNGAVGSTFAYTVLLRGLVNELVIIDSNQDKVMGDVLDLNHGLMLAQPMRISAGTYADCADASIIVITAGAAQNPGETRLDLMQRNVLIFDSIIKQVTQYNTEAILLIATNPVDILTQVALKLSGFPKHRVIGSGTLLDSSRFRYLVADKLGVDPRSVHGMIVGEHGDSEVPLWSSLSVGGVQLEAEPTASRWHLTDDEKEEIYEETRGAAYRIIEKKGATYYAIALSLVRICESILRDQRSVLPVSSYVEDYHGISGVCLGVPSVVGKNGIEEVVPLPLSNEEREKLQASANTLQEFIRQIGFAFNA
- the rpmI gene encoding 50S ribosomal protein L35, whose product is MPKMKTHRGAAKRFKKTGSGKLKRSHAYTSHILEKKSPKRKRNLRKGAIVSNGDQKRIASMLTYVK
- a CDS encoding class I SAM-dependent methyltransferase — translated: MGKLLFLYKFLTSPRNVGSITPSSTFLARAMVKPIDFNKAKAIAELGAGTGVFTRSLYKYKAAHCKVVVFERDDNMRQQLASAYPELHFYHNAADIYQATEDLGIDGFDYILSGLPFANFPQELRNSIMDNVEKALKPGGLFIAFQYSHQMKKQLSERFEQIDINFVPLNIPPAFVYRCKKRAVSSATREMQA
- the rplT gene encoding 50S ribosomal protein L20: MPRVKGGNVARNRRKKVLKLAKGYFGSKHRLFKSANAQVMKSLLYAYRDRRQVKRDFRKLWITRINAAARMNGLSYSRFMYGLKAAGLEVNRKMLADMAVNDKEAFAQLANAAKEKLNA